The following are encoded in a window of Acidobacteriota bacterium genomic DNA:
- a CDS encoding aldehyde dehydrogenase (NADP(+)): MTLHGQNFVGGHLRASSGGTSHAVSPLTSTPLDGTFHQATQADVDDALEAAEAAFGVFREASGTDRAVFLERVADEILALGDALIRRAHEETGLPEARLVGERGRTVGQLRMFAGVAREGSWVDARIDTAIPDRQPAPKPDLRRMLISIGPVIVFGSSNFPFAFSVAGGDTASALATGNPVIVKAHSGHPGTSELVATAIGRAAAACGLPPGVFSMLHGSGKVIGTALVRHPLARAVGFTGSFAAGRALFDAASARPHPIPVFAEMSSLNPVFVLPEALQQRGRRIAEGLRTSVTMGVGQFCTKPGLVFGLQDDAFAAFQQDVASLVRDVPPATMLHAGIYESFQQNLSHVLGAGVETMARSAIAPNRTETHAEAVVARTTAAHFLATGALAEEVFGPFTLLVAGANLEELELVASRMSGQLTATVHGTPDDLARARTLLRILEQRVGRLIVNGFPTGVEVCPSMNHGGPYPATTDVRFTSVGTAALLRFVRPICYQDFPAPLLPDPLKDGNPLGIQRMVDGQLGRH, translated from the coding sequence ATGACCCTGCACGGCCAGAACTTCGTCGGCGGCCACCTGCGCGCGTCCTCTGGCGGCACGAGCCACGCCGTCAGCCCGCTGACGTCCACGCCGCTCGACGGCACGTTCCATCAGGCCACCCAAGCCGACGTCGACGACGCGCTCGAGGCGGCGGAGGCGGCGTTCGGCGTCTTCCGTGAGGCCAGCGGCACGGACCGCGCCGTGTTCCTCGAGCGCGTCGCCGACGAGATCCTCGCGCTCGGGGACGCGCTGATCCGCCGCGCGCACGAGGAGACCGGCCTGCCCGAGGCCCGGCTCGTCGGCGAGCGCGGCCGCACCGTCGGCCAGCTCCGCATGTTCGCGGGCGTCGCGCGCGAGGGCTCGTGGGTCGATGCACGCATCGACACGGCGATCCCCGACCGCCAGCCCGCGCCCAAGCCAGACCTGCGGCGCATGCTGATCTCGATCGGCCCGGTGATCGTCTTCGGCTCGAGCAACTTTCCGTTCGCCTTCTCGGTAGCCGGCGGCGACACCGCGTCGGCGCTGGCCACCGGCAATCCGGTGATCGTCAAGGCACACAGCGGCCATCCGGGCACGTCCGAGCTGGTCGCGACGGCGATCGGCCGTGCCGCCGCGGCCTGCGGTCTGCCCCCTGGCGTCTTCTCGATGCTCCACGGCTCGGGCAAGGTCATCGGCACGGCGCTCGTCCGTCATCCACTCGCACGTGCCGTAGGGTTCACGGGCTCGTTCGCGGCGGGCCGCGCCCTCTTCGATGCCGCGTCAGCGCGCCCGCATCCGATTCCGGTCTTCGCGGAGATGAGCAGCCTGAATCCGGTCTTCGTGCTGCCCGAGGCGCTTCAGCAGCGCGGCCGCCGGATCGCCGAAGGTCTGCGGACGTCGGTCACGATGGGCGTCGGCCAGTTCTGCACGAAGCCGGGCCTCGTGTTCGGGCTGCAGGACGATGCGTTCGCGGCGTTCCAGCAGGACGTCGCGTCGCTCGTGCGCGACGTGCCGCCGGCGACCATGCTGCACGCGGGCATCTACGAGTCGTTCCAACAGAACCTGTCGCACGTGCTCGGCGCGGGCGTCGAGACGATGGCGCGGTCGGCGATCGCCCCGAATCGGACGGAGACGCACGCCGAGGCCGTGGTCGCGCGCACGACGGCCGCGCACTTCCTCGCGACGGGCGCGCTGGCCGAGGAAGTGTTCGGGCCGTTCACGCTGCTCGTCGCCGGCGCGAATCTCGAGGAGCTCGAGCTCGTGGCCTCGCGCATGAGCGGACAGCTCACGGCGACCGTGCACGGTACGCCGGACGATCTGGCGCGCGCCCGCACGCTGCTGAGGATCCTCGAGCAGCGCGTCGGCCGTTTGATCGTCAACGGCTTTCCAACGGGCGTCGAGGTCTGCCCGTCGATGAATCACGGCGGCCCGTATCCGGCCACGACCGACGTGCGCTTCACGTCGGTCGGCACCGCGGCGCTGCTCCGCTTCGTCCGGCCGATCTGCTACCAGGACTTCCCGGCGCCGCTCTTGCCCGATCCGCTCAAGGACGGCAACCCGCTCGGCATTCAACGGATGGTCGACGGGCAGCTCGGACGGCACTGA
- a CDS encoding fumarylacetoacetate hydrolase family protein: MRLCRFTKGSGKVRVGLAATDRTIFDLTGAGVDRLTPLLEADDVMAAVSDVIRDTLPSVALATVHLLAPVEQQEVWAAGVTYLRSKTARMEESDFSATAYDRVYDAERPEIFFKSLPEKVVGPGDTVGIRADARWNVPEPELALVINSRGRLVGCTIGNDMSSRDIEGENLLYLPQAKVYARSCALGPWITIGSAEDEIRTWTIRLDITRGGQTVFSGQTSVGQIKRRFDELVGYLFRSQAFPNGAVLLTGTGVVPDESFTLAPGDRISIGIDGIGVLDNTVTVV; this comes from the coding sequence ATGAGACTGTGCCGGTTCACGAAGGGCAGCGGCAAGGTGCGCGTCGGCCTCGCCGCCACCGATCGCACGATCTTCGATCTGACCGGGGCCGGCGTCGATCGGCTGACGCCGCTGCTCGAGGCCGACGACGTGATGGCGGCCGTCTCCGACGTGATCCGCGACACGCTGCCGTCGGTGGCGCTGGCGACGGTGCACCTGCTCGCCCCGGTCGAACAGCAGGAAGTCTGGGCGGCGGGCGTGACCTACCTCCGGAGCAAGACCGCGAGGATGGAAGAATCGGACTTCAGCGCGACGGCCTACGATCGCGTCTACGACGCAGAGCGGCCCGAAATCTTCTTCAAGTCGCTGCCCGAGAAGGTCGTCGGGCCCGGCGACACGGTAGGCATCCGCGCCGACGCGCGCTGGAACGTGCCCGAGCCCGAGCTGGCGCTCGTCATCAACTCCCGCGGCCGGCTCGTCGGCTGCACGATCGGCAACGACATGAGCTCGCGCGACATCGAGGGCGAGAACCTTCTGTACCTGCCACAAGCGAAGGTGTACGCCCGGTCGTGCGCGCTCGGCCCGTGGATCACGATCGGCAGCGCGGAAGACGAGATCCGCACCTGGACGATCCGGCTCGACATCACGCGCGGCGGACAGACAGTGTTCTCGGGCCAGACCTCCGTCGGCCAGATCAAGCGGCGTTTCGACGAGCTCGTCGGCTATCTCTTCCGGTCGCAGGCGTTCCCGAACGGCGCCGTGCTCCTGACCGGCACGGGCGTAGTGCCGGACGAGAGCTTCACGCTCGCGCCGGGCGATCGGATCTCCATCGGGATCGACGGGATCGGCGTCCTCGACAACACGGTGACCGTCGTCTGA
- a CDS encoding cytochrome c: MRREVVVLMMIAGAWTPATSARALSLWDGVYTEAQAGRGETIYRQRCASCHGPTLDGTETAPELRGSTLLAPYYGKSVQDLFANVREKMPKDAPGTLTPQQAADVIAYVFRVNKAPAGASELPAAPAALSVIRIEPRPR; encoded by the coding sequence ATGCGGCGAGAGGTCGTGGTCCTGATGATGATCGCCGGCGCGTGGACGCCGGCGACGAGCGCGCGCGCGCTCAGCCTGTGGGACGGCGTGTACACCGAGGCCCAGGCCGGACGCGGGGAGACGATCTACCGGCAGCGCTGCGCGTCGTGTCACGGACCGACGCTCGACGGCACCGAGACCGCGCCGGAGCTGCGGGGCAGCACGCTGCTCGCGCCGTACTACGGCAAGTCCGTGCAGGATCTGTTCGCGAACGTCCGCGAGAAGATGCCGAAGGATGCGCCCGGGACGCTGACGCCGCAGCAGGCCGCCGACGTCATCGCCTACGTCTTTCGCGTCAACAAAGCGCCGGCCGGCGCGAGCGAGTTGCCGGCCGCGCCCGCGGCGCTGTCGGTCATCCGCATCGAGCCCAGGCCCCGGTAG
- a CDS encoding PQQ-binding-like beta-propeller repeat protein, producing MARPFLRIALLTVLAVTASGGAVRTEQRAPIGEWRYYGGDPASTKYSPLDQIDASNVATLRIAWRWKSDNFGPRPEYNWEVTPLMAGGVLYFTAGTRRDVVAVDAATGETLWVYRLDEGARGELIARQQNRGVAYWTDGSGDERILVISPGYQLVAVNVKDGRPIERFGTKGLVDLWQGLDRDTVEPGTIGASSPPLVVGDVVVVGAALQNGTAPRSKANTPAYIRGYDVRTGRRLWTFRTIPQAGEFGNETWEAGSWRYTGNTGAWAPLSADPALGYVYIPVEAPTGDYYGGNRPGNNLFANSLVCLDAKTGRRVWHFQFVHHDIWDWDLASPPILLDVTVNGRPVKAVAQVTKQSWVYAFDRVTGEPIWPIEERPVPQSDVPGEKTSPTQPHVTRPAAFDRQGSSIDDLISLTPELNAEARAIARHLRFGPIFTPATVYDEQGIWGTLMLPENQGGANWPGGVADPETGVLYVSSVTNPYVLAVAPADPERSDMGHVGRTVGRIVTDAKGVRVNFGPQGLPIVNPPWGRITAIDMNTGDHVWTKPNGPAPEYVLKHPALEGIDLSNAGRPERAMLLVTKTLLFAGDGSGLFTNAPGGAGNKLRAYDKRTGAVIHERELPAGMTGVPMTYETNGKQYVVFAIGAPGHAAELVALTLP from the coding sequence ATGGCCCGCCCGTTCCTTCGCATCGCCCTGCTGACCGTCCTCGCCGTGACCGCGAGCGGCGGCGCCGTGCGGACCGAGCAGCGCGCGCCGATCGGCGAATGGCGCTACTACGGCGGCGATCCTGCGAGCACGAAGTACTCGCCGCTCGATCAGATCGACGCGTCGAACGTGGCCACGCTGCGCATCGCGTGGCGGTGGAAGTCCGACAACTTCGGCCCGCGGCCCGAGTACAACTGGGAAGTGACGCCGCTCATGGCCGGCGGCGTGCTGTATTTCACGGCCGGCACGCGCCGCGACGTGGTCGCGGTCGACGCCGCCACCGGCGAGACGCTCTGGGTCTACCGGCTCGACGAGGGTGCGCGCGGCGAGCTGATCGCGCGGCAGCAGAACCGGGGCGTCGCGTACTGGACGGACGGCAGCGGCGACGAGCGCATCCTGGTCATCTCGCCCGGCTATCAGCTCGTGGCCGTGAACGTGAAGGACGGCCGGCCGATCGAGCGCTTCGGGACGAAGGGCCTCGTCGACCTGTGGCAGGGGCTGGATCGTGACACGGTCGAGCCCGGCACGATCGGCGCCAGCTCGCCGCCGCTCGTCGTGGGCGACGTGGTCGTCGTGGGGGCCGCGCTGCAGAACGGCACGGCGCCGCGATCGAAAGCCAACACGCCCGCGTACATCCGCGGCTACGACGTCCGCACCGGCCGCCGTCTCTGGACGTTCCGGACCATCCCGCAGGCGGGGGAGTTCGGCAACGAGACGTGGGAGGCGGGGTCGTGGCGCTACACCGGCAACACCGGCGCTTGGGCCCCGCTCAGCGCCGATCCCGCGCTCGGCTACGTCTACATCCCGGTCGAAGCGCCGACCGGCGACTACTACGGCGGCAACCGGCCAGGGAACAACCTCTTCGCCAACAGCCTCGTGTGTCTCGACGCGAAGACGGGCCGCCGCGTCTGGCACTTCCAGTTCGTCCATCACGACATCTGGGACTGGGATCTCGCGTCGCCTCCGATCCTGCTCGACGTCACCGTGAACGGCCGCCCCGTGAAGGCCGTCGCGCAGGTGACCAAGCAGTCGTGGGTGTACGCATTCGATCGCGTGACCGGCGAGCCGATCTGGCCGATCGAAGAGCGGCCGGTGCCGCAGTCGGACGTCCCCGGCGAGAAGACGTCGCCGACGCAGCCGCACGTCACGCGGCCGGCGGCCTTCGATCGGCAGGGATCGTCGATCGACGATCTGATCAGCCTGACCCCAGAGCTCAACGCCGAGGCGCGCGCCATCGCACGGCATCTCCGGTTCGGGCCGATCTTCACGCCTGCGACCGTGTACGACGAGCAGGGCATCTGGGGCACGTTGATGCTGCCGGAGAACCAGGGAGGCGCGAACTGGCCTGGCGGCGTCGCGGATCCCGAGACCGGCGTCCTCTACGTGTCGTCGGTGACGAATCCCTACGTTCTGGCCGTCGCGCCGGCCGATCCGGAACGGTCCGACATGGGCCATGTCGGCCGCACCGTCGGCCGCATCGTCACCGACGCGAAGGGCGTCAGGGTCAATTTCGGTCCGCAAGGACTGCCGATCGTCAACCCGCCGTGGGGGCGGATCACCGCGATCGACATGAACACGGGCGATCACGTGTGGACGAAACCGAATGGCCCCGCGCCCGAGTACGTGCTGAAGCACCCGGCGCTCGAGGGTATCGATCTCAGCAACGCCGGCCGCCCCGAGCGTGCGATGCTGCTCGTGACGAAGACGCTGCTGTTCGCCGGCGACGGCTCGGGCCTGTTCACGAACGCGCCGGGCGGCGCCGGCAACAAGCTGCGCGCGTACGACAAGCGCACGGGCGCCGTGATCCACGAGCGCGAGCTGCCGGCCGGCATGACCGGCGTCCCGATGACCTACGAGACGAACGGCAAGCAGTACGTCGTGTTCGCCATCGGCGCGCCGGGACACGCCGCCGAGCTCGTGGCGCTCACGTTGCCATGA